One window from the genome of Rufibacter tibetensis encodes:
- a CDS encoding AsmA-like C-terminal region-containing protein, which yields MVKYFFFAVAGIFLIMALAGGLLYVYQDKIIGLFVAEANQHIKTKVAVEKIEVTWWEQFPEVAIRLQNVEVTEAVPGSKAPLAKLKKVYATFHPWDLWRSTYRIREIHLEDGEVQARVLPNGKVNYRFYQSADTIQNETMGFDLQHISLKNVHVVYQDAPRRQKYDVQAHEFTAALEMEGQVLQLKANGNTHIKTIRIGENEFLREKAITVASKLSIHTGQHLIALQPSEVQIGKAVYQLGGEIGYTNKMQLDLTVNGKNTDVQSILALLPPRYSDRLGQYRSNGDIYFKGKVKGEMSSSKNPFLDVEFGARGASLYHPDYKGKVEKVTLVGRFTNGAQRNSQTSLLELRNIKGTLHGKPFNGEVVYKNFSNPNLQLQLNAQVDLAHVLGLFPSKDLKKGSGQAQVRFAFSGNLHTFKTNPNSPAIQAHGDATLRQVSLLFRQHPMTFTGLNGTLLLNKNNVSVSNFKGQMGDTDILVSGQFKNALAWILFRGQKLRIEADVSSRFLNIDQVLAASSGKAARTPGKKGSAGSYAFNMPAQLELELNTSLNRLKFRRFKGRQLHGRIQLKDKVLSTSGMALQAAGGSFRIRGSMDARRPLIKVTSIANLDNINVDSLFYVFEDFGQTFIMQRHLRGELTAQINSDTYLDHNLSPRTDLVRAEIKTILRNGQLLDFAPMQKLSLFVKRNELSNLRFSEIRNNFYIRNRIVYIPEMEIRSSATRLSSITVSGTHTFDQVMDYHVRLPLKSQRPDKDARFGVIATSSTGNPNLFLTIKGKEGNFKVAYDQQRVRQKVAADLRREKKVIKEIFQGKSPEKKEAKTVKPSTVFFDF from the coding sequence TTGGTAAAATATTTTTTTTTCGCGGTAGCCGGAATTTTTTTGATCATGGCCTTGGCCGGAGGGTTGCTGTACGTTTATCAAGATAAAATCATCGGGCTTTTTGTGGCTGAAGCCAATCAGCACATCAAAACCAAGGTAGCGGTAGAGAAGATAGAAGTGACGTGGTGGGAGCAATTTCCGGAGGTGGCCATTAGGTTGCAGAATGTAGAGGTAACCGAAGCGGTGCCTGGCAGCAAGGCGCCACTGGCAAAACTGAAAAAGGTTTATGCCACCTTCCATCCTTGGGATCTATGGCGCAGCACCTACCGCATCAGGGAAATCCATTTAGAAGATGGGGAAGTGCAGGCCAGGGTGTTGCCCAACGGGAAAGTCAACTACCGTTTTTACCAAAGCGCAGACACAATCCAGAACGAGACCATGGGGTTTGACCTGCAGCACATCAGCCTCAAGAATGTGCACGTTGTGTACCAGGACGCACCCAGGCGGCAGAAATATGACGTACAGGCGCACGAGTTTACTGCGGCCCTGGAAATGGAAGGGCAGGTGCTGCAACTCAAAGCCAACGGAAACACCCACATCAAAACCATCAGAATAGGGGAGAATGAATTCCTGCGTGAGAAAGCTATAACGGTAGCCAGTAAACTAAGCATACATACCGGGCAGCATCTCATCGCCTTACAGCCTTCTGAGGTTCAGATTGGAAAGGCGGTGTACCAGCTGGGTGGCGAGATTGGGTATACAAATAAAATGCAGCTGGACCTTACCGTAAACGGCAAAAACACCGACGTGCAGTCTATTCTGGCTTTGCTTCCCCCGCGCTATTCTGATCGGTTGGGCCAATACCGGAGCAATGGGGACATCTATTTCAAAGGCAAGGTAAAAGGGGAAATGTCCTCTTCAAAGAACCCGTTCCTGGATGTTGAGTTCGGGGCCCGGGGAGCATCGTTGTACCACCCAGACTATAAAGGGAAAGTAGAGAAAGTAACTTTGGTGGGGCGCTTTACTAACGGGGCGCAGCGGAACAGCCAGACGTCGCTGCTGGAGTTGCGCAACATTAAAGGCACTTTGCACGGGAAACCTTTTAACGGAGAGGTAGTTTATAAGAACTTCTCTAATCCTAATTTGCAGCTCCAGCTCAATGCCCAGGTAGACCTGGCCCATGTTTTAGGGCTGTTTCCTTCAAAAGACCTTAAAAAGGGAAGCGGGCAGGCCCAGGTAAGGTTTGCCTTCTCCGGGAATCTGCACACTTTCAAGACAAACCCTAACAGTCCTGCCATTCAAGCCCACGGAGACGCTACCCTGCGGCAAGTGAGTTTGCTCTTTCGGCAGCACCCTATGACGTTCACTGGCCTCAATGGCACCCTTCTGCTCAACAAAAACAATGTTTCAGTTTCTAATTTTAAGGGACAGATGGGAGACACTGACATTCTGGTAAGCGGGCAGTTTAAGAATGCCTTGGCCTGGATATTATTTAGAGGGCAGAAACTCAGAATAGAGGCCGATGTTTCTTCCCGTTTCCTGAATATTGACCAGGTGTTGGCCGCCTCTTCAGGCAAAGCAGCAAGAACTCCCGGCAAGAAAGGAAGTGCTGGTTCATACGCTTTCAACATGCCGGCACAGCTGGAGCTGGAGCTCAATACCTCCTTAAACAGGCTGAAGTTCCGGCGGTTTAAAGGCAGGCAGTTGCATGGGCGCATCCAACTTAAAGACAAGGTGCTTTCCACATCCGGAATGGCCTTGCAAGCCGCTGGTGGAAGTTTCAGAATAAGGGGCAGCATGGATGCCCGCAGGCCCTTGATCAAGGTAACCTCCATCGCTAATTTGGACAACATCAACGTAGACAGCCTTTTCTATGTGTTTGAGGATTTTGGGCAGACCTTTATCATGCAGCGTCACCTGCGCGGAGAGCTAACCGCCCAGATTAATTCAGATACCTATCTGGATCATAACCTGTCGCCACGTACTGATCTGGTGCGGGCCGAGATCAAAACCATCCTCCGGAACGGACAACTCCTGGACTTTGCCCCTATGCAGAAACTCAGCCTGTTCGTGAAACGCAATGAGTTGTCTAACCTTCGGTTTTCTGAGATCAGAAACAACTTCTACATCCGGAACCGCATTGTCTACATTCCCGAGATGGAGATCAGGTCCAGTGCCACCCGCCTGTCTTCTATTACAGTCTCAGGCACGCACACATTTGACCAGGTAATGGACTACCACGTGCGCCTTCCCCTCAAAAGCCAGCGCCCTGACAAAGACGCGCGCTTTGGGGTAATCGCCACCAGTTCTACGGGCAATCCAAACCTTTTCCTCACCATCAAAGGCAAGGAGGGTAACTTCAAAGTGGCGTATGACCAGCAGAGGGTAAGGCAGAAAGTTGCCGCTGACCTAAGGCGAGAGAAGAAAGTCATCAAAGAAATCTTCCAGGGCAAGAGCCCAGAAAAAAAAGAAGCGAAAACCGTAAAGCCCTCTACTGTATTTTTTGATTTTTAA
- a CDS encoding glycoside hydrolase family 2 TIM barrel-domain containing protein, with protein MTRTRKLLTLCCFFLSQYVVARQAVNEWENPKVYERNKEKPHVGFMLYATAADARKNDYSTSPYHQSLNGTWKFSLVKSVAERPMEFYKLGFDDSKWSNITVPSNWELQGHDIPIYTNVKYPFPAKPPYIDQVYNPVGTYRRTFTVPAAWNGQEVMLNFGSISGYGRVFVNGQEVGMTKASKSTAEFNVTRFLKPGENQLAVQVIRWHDGSYLEDQDFWRLSGLERDVYLQALPKVTVWDFFLKPDLDDTYKNGLFSAEVDLRKFSGKTIEKATVLLELFDKNNAKAFSQEKSIATKGIGKLQLKFNGTLNNVLTWNAEHPNLYDCVITLKDANGKTIGVTGSKVGFRKVELKNSHMLVNGVPILIKGVNRHEHDDVHGRAVTKESMLKDIELMKLYNINAVRTSHYPNDPLWYKLCDEYGLYLVDEANIETHGMGAEWQGKFDKSKHPAYLPEWAPAHLDRIERLLERDKNHASVIIWSMGNECGNGPVFHDAYKWIKSRDNSRLVMFEQAGEDWNTDIVGPMYPGINSMKSYAAAKKERPYIMCEYSHAMGNSNGNFQEYWDIINSSKHMQGGFIWDWVDQGIKTKNDKGEVFWAYGGDLGSGHLYNDENFCANGVVSANRTPKPGLNEVKKVYSGVQFSAKDAQKGIINVTNQYGFTNLNQYAFKWQLIKNGVVQKEGDFAVTAAPLQQKEVTLPLPAFTAQPGEEYFVNVFAYTKNASAFVPAGHEVARDQFAVNKDAYFTKLTPEGKLKIKTKKDKLNFTSGSVSGEFDLKEGKLTSFSKNGQKTVEKFPEPYFWRAATDNDFGNNMPQKLAAWRNAHQELKLINVQVGKRLAQGQPIKVTYALTEKKIPYTVDYLIQNDGAVQVTASMDMTGIEMPELPRFGMRMQLDDKYENLQYYGRGPWENYSDRKASSLVGLYSDKVENQYYQLYIRPQESGNKTDVRWVELTNNAGNGIVVEGLQPINFTALNYTAEDIDEGPKKINRHPVDLKEQDFVSLHIDLKQRGLGGDDSWGRLPHDPYRLTEKKYTYSYLIRPITKETSKLSKN; from the coding sequence ATGACACGCACGCGAAAGTTACTTACCCTTTGTTGCTTCTTCTTGTCACAGTATGTGGTGGCACGGCAGGCAGTCAATGAATGGGAAAACCCAAAGGTGTACGAGCGGAACAAGGAAAAGCCCCACGTGGGCTTCATGCTCTACGCCACTGCTGCGGACGCTCGTAAAAACGATTACAGTACGTCCCCCTATCATCAGTCACTTAACGGTACCTGGAAATTCTCCCTTGTGAAGTCGGTGGCGGAGCGGCCCATGGAATTCTACAAACTTGGTTTCGATGACAGCAAATGGTCCAACATCACAGTTCCTTCTAACTGGGAGTTACAGGGACATGACATTCCCATCTATACCAATGTGAAGTACCCTTTTCCGGCCAAACCACCTTACATAGACCAGGTGTATAACCCGGTAGGCACGTACCGCCGCACGTTCACTGTGCCGGCTGCCTGGAACGGACAGGAAGTGATGCTGAACTTCGGCTCTATCTCCGGCTACGGACGGGTGTTTGTGAACGGGCAGGAAGTGGGCATGACCAAGGCCTCCAAATCAACCGCTGAGTTTAACGTGACCAGATTCCTGAAACCAGGTGAAAACCAACTGGCAGTTCAGGTGATCCGCTGGCATGATGGCAGCTACCTGGAAGACCAGGATTTCTGGCGTTTGAGCGGCCTGGAGCGGGATGTGTACCTGCAGGCCCTGCCCAAAGTAACCGTTTGGGATTTCTTCCTGAAGCCTGATTTGGATGATACCTACAAAAACGGGTTGTTCTCAGCTGAAGTGGACCTGCGCAAGTTCTCCGGCAAAACCATTGAGAAAGCCACGGTGCTTTTGGAGCTGTTTGACAAAAACAACGCAAAAGCGTTCTCCCAGGAGAAGAGCATCGCTACCAAAGGAATCGGTAAGCTGCAGCTCAAATTCAACGGTACCCTCAACAATGTATTGACCTGGAACGCAGAGCATCCGAACCTGTATGACTGTGTAATCACTCTTAAAGACGCCAACGGCAAAACCATAGGGGTAACCGGCAGCAAAGTAGGTTTCCGGAAAGTGGAACTAAAAAACTCGCATATGCTGGTGAACGGCGTGCCTATCCTGATCAAAGGTGTAAACCGCCACGAACACGATGATGTGCATGGCCGCGCGGTGACCAAGGAGTCTATGTTGAAAGACATTGAGCTGATGAAACTTTACAACATCAACGCAGTGCGCACCAGCCATTACCCTAATGACCCGCTTTGGTACAAACTATGCGATGAGTATGGCCTGTACCTGGTAGACGAAGCCAACATTGAAACCCACGGCATGGGCGCCGAGTGGCAAGGCAAATTTGACAAAAGCAAGCACCCTGCTTACCTGCCAGAATGGGCACCAGCGCACCTAGACCGTATTGAGCGTCTGTTGGAGCGTGACAAAAACCACGCCTCGGTAATCATTTGGAGCATGGGTAATGAATGCGGCAACGGACCGGTATTCCATGATGCTTACAAGTGGATCAAAAGCCGCGACAACTCCCGCCTGGTGATGTTTGAACAGGCCGGCGAAGACTGGAACACTGACATCGTGGGACCTATGTACCCCGGCATCAACAGCATGAAATCGTACGCTGCCGCTAAAAAGGAACGTCCTTACATCATGTGTGAATACTCGCACGCCATGGGTAACAGCAACGGGAATTTTCAGGAATACTGGGATATTATCAACAGCAGCAAGCACATGCAAGGTGGTTTCATCTGGGACTGGGTGGACCAGGGCATCAAAACCAAAAACGACAAAGGAGAAGTGTTCTGGGCCTACGGGGGTGACCTGGGCAGCGGGCACCTGTACAACGACGAAAACTTCTGCGCCAACGGCGTGGTGTCCGCCAACCGTACACCTAAACCTGGGTTAAACGAGGTGAAAAAAGTGTACTCCGGTGTTCAGTTCAGCGCCAAAGACGCGCAGAAAGGAATAATCAATGTAACCAACCAATACGGCTTCACCAATCTGAACCAGTACGCGTTCAAGTGGCAACTGATCAAAAACGGAGTAGTGCAGAAAGAAGGTGATTTCGCCGTAACGGCCGCTCCGCTGCAACAAAAAGAAGTGACCTTGCCACTGCCTGCATTCACGGCCCAACCTGGTGAAGAGTATTTTGTGAACGTATTCGCCTACACTAAAAACGCCAGTGCGTTTGTGCCAGCCGGACATGAGGTAGCCCGTGATCAGTTTGCGGTAAACAAAGATGCGTATTTCACCAAGCTAACCCCTGAAGGCAAACTGAAGATCAAGACCAAAAAAGACAAGCTGAACTTTACCTCGGGAAGCGTGTCTGGTGAGTTTGACCTGAAAGAAGGGAAATTGACCTCGTTTAGCAAAAACGGCCAGAAAACGGTGGAGAAATTCCCTGAGCCTTACTTCTGGCGCGCCGCTACTGACAATGACTTCGGGAACAACATGCCGCAAAAACTGGCTGCCTGGCGTAATGCCCATCAGGAACTGAAACTGATAAACGTGCAGGTTGGGAAGAGGCTTGCGCAAGGTCAACCCATTAAAGTAACGTATGCGTTAACCGAGAAGAAGATCCCATACACCGTGGACTACCTCATCCAGAACGATGGTGCTGTGCAGGTAACCGCCTCCATGGACATGACCGGAATAGAGATGCCAGAGTTGCCGCGTTTCGGGATGCGCATGCAATTGGATGATAAATACGAGAACCTCCAGTACTACGGCCGTGGTCCTTGGGAAAACTACAGTGACCGGAAAGCCTCTTCTCTGGTGGGGCTGTATTCAGACAAAGTAGAAAACCAGTACTACCAGTTGTACATTAGACCACAGGAAAGCGGAAACAAAACTGATGTGCGCTGGGTGGAGCTCACCAACAATGCTGGCAATGGGATTGTGGTGGAAGGTCTTCAGCCAATCAACTTCACAGCCCTGAACTACACCGCTGAAGACATTGATGAAGGTCCAAAGAAGATCAACCGGCACCCGGTAGACCTGAAGGAACAAGACTTTGTGAGTCTGCACATAGACCTGAAGCAACGCGGTTTGGGAGGGGATGACAGCTGGGGCCGCTTGCCGCACGACCCATATAGACTGACTGAGAAAAAATACACCTATAGCTATCTCATCAGGCCGATCACCAAAGAGACTTCAAAACTTTCTAAGAACTAA
- a CDS encoding tellurite resistance TerB family protein, whose product MAEENTTLLKDYSDQEKGAYLGALATIASADGHVSEEELQFLQLTSEAAELPENLQQEIISIAKNPSQISLQRCLDVLKGSPLRFSFVTDIISFAKSDGQYTQDEQQRIAEVSKYLGIDQKQFSILDQFVDKANQAQEQGEDPTSQSFLNKSGFGDMFKKSGISPGMVTGMLGVLAPIVISSMMSRRRGGYGHGGMMGGGMMGGGLGGLLGGLLGGGMTGGGMSRRGMYGGGRMGGLGSMASILGGLGGRRGYGSGMGGGGLGGLLGGILGGGRRGGSGW is encoded by the coding sequence ATGGCTGAAGAAAACACCACCCTTTTGAAAGATTACTCAGATCAGGAAAAGGGAGCTTACCTGGGCGCATTGGCCACCATTGCCTCGGCAGATGGGCATGTGTCTGAAGAAGAACTACAGTTTCTGCAACTCACCAGCGAAGCGGCAGAACTGCCCGAGAACCTCCAGCAGGAAATTATCTCCATCGCGAAAAATCCATCACAGATAAGCTTGCAACGGTGCCTTGACGTGCTCAAAGGCAGCCCCCTGCGCTTCTCTTTTGTCACCGACATCATCAGCTTCGCGAAGTCTGACGGGCAGTATACCCAAGATGAACAGCAGCGCATTGCCGAGGTAAGCAAATACCTGGGCATTGACCAAAAGCAGTTCAGCATCCTGGATCAGTTTGTAGACAAAGCCAACCAAGCCCAAGAGCAAGGCGAGGACCCTACCTCCCAATCGTTCCTGAACAAAAGCGGGTTTGGTGATATGTTCAAGAAATCTGGTATCTCGCCGGGCATGGTAACCGGTATGCTGGGCGTTTTAGCTCCTATTGTAATCAGCAGTATGATGAGCCGTCGGCGTGGCGGGTACGGACACGGCGGCATGATGGGCGGTGGAATGATGGGAGGCGGCCTAGGCGGATTGCTGGGTGGTCTGTTAGGCGGCGGAATGACGGGAGGCGGAATGAGCCGAAGAGGCATGTACGGCGGTGGCCGAATGGGCGGCTTAGGTTCTATGGCCTCTATTCTGGGCGGCTTAGGTGGCCGAAGGGGCTACGGTTCCGGAATGGGCGGCGGGGGCTTAGGTGGTTTGCTAGGCGGTATTTTGGGCGGTGGCCGCAGAGGCGGCTCAGGCTGGTAA
- a CDS encoding serine hydrolase domain-containing protein, whose product MRKIHHRLLPFLWLGLFACQTNSNTNTSQNTSANAKVYYPEKGDKWEQRTPEQVGMDPELLSQAVLYAQGQETKMPKDFSTQEEIFGKLLGPIPKDRAGTNGIILRHGYIVAEWGDTKRADPTYSIAKSFLSTILGVTVDKDLIKDVHDPVANYIKDGGYDSEHNRKVTWHHHAQQTSEWEGELFGKSHTFVGKEEFGNGERKPRELKEPGTFYEYNDVRINRFSLSLLRLWKKPLPEVLKEQIMNPIGASDTWQYLPYKNSYVDVNGKQLPSVSGGTRWGGGLWINTRDEARFGYLFLREGKWKNKQIVSKEWVKKATTPGPHGPDYGYLWWLNTQKKQWPSAPATSFAALGAGSNTIWVDPEHDIVVVWRWHGTNGDEFFKRILASVKK is encoded by the coding sequence ATGAGAAAGATACACCATCGGCTTTTGCCGTTTCTGTGGCTCGGGCTTTTCGCCTGCCAGACTAATTCCAATACCAACACTTCCCAAAACACCTCGGCGAACGCCAAAGTTTATTACCCCGAGAAAGGCGATAAATGGGAGCAGAGAACCCCCGAGCAGGTAGGCATGGACCCCGAACTGCTGTCACAGGCGGTTCTCTACGCCCAAGGTCAGGAAACCAAAATGCCGAAGGATTTCTCCACCCAGGAAGAAATCTTTGGGAAGTTGCTGGGACCAATTCCTAAAGACCGGGCGGGCACCAACGGCATCATCCTGCGGCACGGCTACATTGTGGCCGAGTGGGGCGATACCAAACGTGCAGATCCTACCTACAGCATTGCGAAGAGTTTTCTGTCTACCATTTTAGGTGTAACGGTGGACAAAGACCTGATTAAGGATGTGCATGATCCGGTAGCTAACTACATCAAAGACGGCGGCTATGACTCAGAGCACAACCGCAAAGTGACCTGGCACCACCACGCTCAGCAAACAAGCGAGTGGGAAGGCGAACTTTTCGGGAAGTCGCACACCTTTGTGGGTAAAGAGGAATTTGGCAACGGTGAACGCAAGCCTCGCGAACTCAAAGAACCGGGTACTTTCTATGAGTACAATGATGTGCGTATCAACCGCTTTTCTTTATCACTGCTGCGCCTCTGGAAAAAGCCCCTGCCCGAGGTTCTGAAAGAGCAGATCATGAACCCCATTGGCGCTTCTGATACGTGGCAGTACCTGCCTTACAAGAACTCCTACGTAGACGTGAACGGCAAACAGCTGCCCAGCGTGAGCGGCGGTACCCGTTGGGGCGGCGGCCTCTGGATCAACACCCGTGATGAGGCTCGCTTCGGGTATTTGTTCCTGCGGGAGGGCAAGTGGAAAAACAAGCAGATCGTGTCCAAAGAATGGGTGAAGAAAGCGACTACGCCTGGTCCGCACGGACCAGACTATGGGTACCTGTGGTGGCTGAACACGCAGAAAAAACAATGGCCTAGCGCCCCGGCTACTAGTTTTGCGGCATTAGGAGCCGGTTCCAACACTATCTGGGTAGACCCTGAGCATGATATAGTGGTGGTGTGGCGCTGGCACGGCACAAACGGAGACGAATTCTTCAAGCGCATTCTGGCTTCAGTAAAGAAGTAA